From the genome of Solanum stenotomum isolate F172 chromosome 5, ASM1918654v1, whole genome shotgun sequence:
AAATCTCATATAATGGAGTCAGGGAAGGGATAGAGTGTATGCAGGTGCTACTACTATCTCGGGAAGGTAGAGATATTATTTTCGAAAGGCCCTCACCATTTTCTAAAAGCTaagcatatatataaattagtataaatattGTGGTAAAATACTGATATcaattattactttttaaacGGATGTGTAAAATTGGAAAGAACAAATAGAAATGGTTGGAGGGAGTAGTTGGCCCATTTTTATACCAAAGTCTCGttaattttggagtcaaaaatcttaaatataaatgtCTTCTTGATTTGGGAAGGACTTCTGGATCACCACTAAAGAAAGATTTGTCGATACGTATCACTGATAAAGAGAAAAACTTATGATCTTATGGCTACATTGTGGATGCCTTCTAAAATTTATGGTCCCCCTCTCTAATTTTGGATGAGACAAGAGAGTTATGTAGTACCCCTATTTATAATTGTAGAGTATAGATAATTCAGTAATATATGAGCTGTTTTGCTTGATTTTAAATAATACGTGTAAGTCATCAAATCTATAACAAATTATCTGATTattaaatcatatttaattagttaaaatatgtcattttagACATTTAATGACTTTAATTAATCTTATATTGACTAAATTTATTGCATCATTTACGCACGTGACATAATCTTAACAATCTTTATTTTGACTTGGCGTGCCATGTTAGTTAACACATTGTGGACCTCGAGCTAATATAGTGGGCCCATTAAATGAAATAGCCCAATAAAATTGGACTTACTTCAAATTCATGTCTTCAACTTTTACTAATTTCAATTTAGGCTTGATATTTTCTgaattaaaatgtgattttattttcatgaaagTCATAtgcttacaatatttttaaatttgttttaaaaaataatatgtatggATAAACgagtaaaaataactttttaactattttttattactCATTTCACTAATCTCTAtggtttttttagaaaaataataatttttttttacatgtccAGGTCTTCAGTGCTGTTGCGTCACTATCGGTACTACCGCTTTTCATGTTTGAATTTGtccgtttcattttatttggtcatatattaaaaataaatattctattttaattattcattttagTATTAAaagagtaattattttttttccaatctaTCCTTAGTAATGAATAAtcatataaaatagtaatagtAGTAAATTTAGAGTTACAAAACATCGTTACAAAAATTAGCTTAGTACCCCCTCTAATCTATTTCAAGTAAATTATTGGTATTTTTGTGTAAATCAAAATAAGTGGCCTAttcaaagttcaattttttttttttatatttatccttCATGAGGTTTCTATATTACTTTACATTTTCTCGGAgactaatttaaaaaaaaaatatatatatatacttaacaGTGAAAAATAGCGTCTATTTTATGTCCtcaaatatatttctaaaaCGAGTATGTTATACCTcaataattcacttaatattgattaaaaaaaataaaatattattagaaatttttattaaaaaacacGTCAAAGTTAATAAAGATCAAGTAATATAACATGAGGAgggtgtgtgtatatatataggagtaaaattttaagtaaaaatttgaaagaatcGATAAATACGAGGAGAGTTGACAAGAAAGAACAGTAAATGTCTTGTCTAAGGCCCTATACATTGGAATTATTCTGCCACAACTTCCAAGCTACCTCTGAACAAACATTGCATCAACCACTTTTAATTTTGTTCCAAACCCCcacccccccccctcccctaACCCCAACCCAAACCATTTTGTCCGTCCGACTCATATTACTTGGCTCATATTGATCtgatatagtattttttttaactaaaaatatattttattaatgatactctaattcagaattttaaatttgattagtATTATTgtgtataattatttaataatattaaggacaccatgattaaaaaaaacaatatatttttaatataaggGTTGAGCAAAATAATCCTAAAATTTGTGGTCCTAGTAAATATGAGGGCAATTTTATTACGCAGTGACATTTATATGGAATTATGAACTATTCAACAAAAGTgtattttcaaagcaaaaggTTTtgttaagagaaaaaaaaatcagaatcatctttatgtttttcctttcttttaatTCAGCATTGTTCAATTATTATCGGTTCGAGTAAGATTAGGTTATAGCAAGACAATAGAAATTAGATAACTTCTATTTGAGGAAGATTCGAACTAATCCTCCTCTCTCAAATAGTCAAAATGTATGTCAGGTCTTTATCGAATTTCATTGATCATCaccttttaaaacaaaatttttataACTGCTTTGATTACACGTTTTTTGAGTCAAGGTCTAATGAAAAACAATATCTCTACCTCCACAAAAGTAGGAGTAACAACCACGTAAATCTTTCCCTCCACAATTTCGTTCTAAAACAAGCCAAAATTCCTTCGTGACATGAGAAATACAATATTTCTCGAGTCTGATCTTATCCCGAAAACCTTTTTTCCATGCCTTGCGACTCTCGAGTGCTTGTGAATTTAAGATTAAAATAGAGTTGTTAGTTGAGACGTCAATTCTTTTACCTAAGTTATGATTCTAGTGATGATGCTGACAAATGAGAAAAGAACAATTCTCcactaatttgattttatttacacaaagtttcattttttaaaaaaattttaacaaaagaaTATTCATATTGGGCCAAAATGCTTAGACTAAGATTTGGCAGGGGCCGCGCGAATTTTCACAGACATAGGCTCGACCACTTGGGCCGACCTTAGGCTAGAACCCTTTAAAGTGCAATAAAATTCACCAGCCTAAGCCACAAGTCTTATTGATCACCCATTGACCCCGTCCAGGTAAATACATTTCTCAAAAGCCCAGTAGTGTTCATATTTTCCGTTGTATTTACGATGTGGTACGGAATCGTTAATTATAGTTCTATTTTATTAGTAATCTTCAGTCCAAAAGAAATATACAACGCATTTACAGATACTATTAACAAGTAATTAAGTTTTCATagttttgtatttcaaattaGAATTATTTAGATATTGTTCATTTCCCAGGTTACCCACTTGAGAATGATTTTGGTGAATGTAATTTAGCTCGAACAAAGTGAGAGTGTCTTTTCGCTTCTTCGGCTATGTGAAACTTAGCTTACTTTAGCAACCATGTGATGATTCAAGTTCGTGGCAAGTATAGGGGATAAATTAGAGGTGTTTAATCAGCAGATTGCTGCTTATATATTGGACGAGTCAAAATGGATCACATCATTAGATTGAATGATGTGAAAAATTGTATCTTGCTATTTTGTTGCCTATTTTCGTACAATCTCACATCGAATAACTCTCTTTTGAGCCAAGGGTTCATCGGGAATGGTCTCTCTACCTCACTAAAGTAGGGATAAGATCTTTGTATATCTTACCATCCTCAAACCCCACCGGTGGAATTGCCATGGAAATGTTATTGTTCTAGTCAAGTAATTGTCCATTACCCAACCCCATCCCAACATAAACAAAGAGTTAGTTAGCTATATGTACCCATTTGAAAATGCTTATGTGATGAAGTTGTTTTAATGATGCATCTAGTTTTTTTAGCACAGGTTTCTTTTCCTCTCAACTGCAAATCATGCCGTTAGGTGCAAAGGATGTTATCTATTCCAAGGTTTTTTCTCTCACCATTACTTCAAAATGGCTAGAAAATTACCAAATGTCAAACATTCATGATTTCAGCTTCCATGTCAAGAAGCCACAAGCCTATATTCACACCAATGCATAATATTACATCGgaatcacacaacatgaaagaGAAGATGCAGTGATCATTTCGACTACATGATAAAGATGGCTACATAAATGAAATGAAAGGAACTGCAAAAGGAGTTTATACTGCAGTCTAGCAATTACCACATAAAAATCCTGCTCTCTTCAGCAAACTTGTTTCAACAGAAACCTCCAAACCACTGAAAGTAAACACGATTAAATACTGAAATGAAACTCAACCCAACAGGTCACATACCAGTACAGTTATACACAGCACTATTGTCTTTGAGGATATAAACCTGTAATGCCTAACAAATGGTAAAACTCCAAAACGGAAAGAAGAACTTCATAGGTTCATGGACTTGGTTCCTTCACTTCTCGTCATCCCTAGCATGTTAAAAGTCCCATGGACTCGTCTGCAGCAGAGAAAACCTGTATACAAGACCATTGTAAGCTGCTATGTAAAGGTAGGCACGACCACTGCAAAGCAGGAACCTTTTAACCTGCAAAACCTTGGAATAGATAACATCAATCTTATAAGAATGACAAACTCTATGAATTATCCTAGAAAGAGAGAAGCCCTTAGACTGTAGACAACTAACAAATCTAAGGTGGGCAGAAATCTTGGAAGGGCTATGTTTTTAACTCCCAATCACTTTAATCAAATGTTCCATTTTCAGGAAAAATGAACCagggagagaaaaaaaatcatttgaccAGAGACCCTAAAGTTAAAAAGATGTTCTATCAATTAACAGGTGCTATATTACTGTTGGCTGGTTCCctatataagaaataaatagtTGTCAATAGGAGACAGGAAAAAGGACATTGGAAATATTAACAAGAAAAATTGAGCACTGCAAGCTTCACTGTGCAAGCAACGGATGCATCAGAGTCGGGAAAAATGGCAGTGTTCCTAAGTAGGCCTCACTATGATCCCTGTTAAACAAAGTCCTGTACTTTAAAAATTTGGtaaaaagaagacaaaagatGGGTAATGCATTTTTCAAAATCATAGGACAGTGGACCTGTACTCCACCCTGCACAGTGGAAAATGGACAGTGAGCTATACTTCTGCAATGTGCCACTAAGATTGAAAGACATTCAGGTGAAACAATAAGTATGATGGAAGTACCACTAACCAGAGCAACAATACTATAGCAGCCATCACTTCCATTTTCTACCTACTGCTGCTTCGGGTAATCATCATCAAACTGTTCTCCATAGTGATCACCACCATCATTCCTGCCATTATCAGCatcaaaattatcatatttagCAGAATCTGCCTCTTCTTTCTCCCTATTCCATTGATCAATCTTTGCCCTCCTCTCAGCACTGCCTTCCCTGTCTTCCCTACGTGTCCCACCACCATGATTCCTCCCAGAACCTGTCTCTTCCTTTTCTCTGTTCCATTGTTCAATCTTTGCTCTTCTCTCCTCACTTCCTTCCCTATTTGGACTTCTATTTCTCCTACCCCCAGGACTTCTGCTCTGTCCACTCCTTCGTCCAGGACTTCTGCTTCTAGGCCTCCTACCTCTATCATGGTAGCGATCACCACCTCCTCCACCTCCTCTTCTACCAAAACCACGGCCTCCCTGTGGGCGCGGCTCTTCATAATTGCGATTACCACGCGGACTTCGGCTTCTACTATGGCTGCGCCTTCGCCTACTACTCTTCCCAAATAATTGCCGCCTCAACTcccttcaacaaaaaaaaaaaaaaacacaaatgcATCAGCCACCAAATACCAAGATTAGCAAGGTCAAAAGCACAGAGTTTTGGGGATGTCTGTGTGACAGGAGAGGAAAAGGAGGGATGGGGAGATGAAAACCTGCTTATCTTTTTCAGATGCATGAAGTTGCAATAGCCGCCTCGGTTACATACATTTTCCTCATACTGCCTACACGTGGCTTCCCGAAAATCAGTCACTGGGGAGAAGTCAACAATGATTGGACGtcctaaaattttcaaatttcatgatTGTCAGCCATAGAGAATGAGTTTAAGGCacaaaagagaaacaaaagtATATAACAAAAAAAGGATTTGATTTCCATTATAAATAATAGCATCCGCATTGAAATAAACTAAGCTCCCTGCAAAATAAAACATTCCATAGTCCAAAACCTAAATTTCCTTCAACCTCATTTGGGATATATATGatctaaaaactgaaataatgtAGGCTTAAACACACTGACACGTGTAAAACAACTGACAAGTGCAACCATCAGCATAATACTGTACATAATCTCCAAAAATTGAAGGAGATGAGGGAGCAACAGCTTGAAAGATATCTGTCTAGTAGAGACACACTACGGGTCAATTGCGCCGTACTTGAGATAAATATAACCAAAAATCACTTATATTTGTATAAGATACACACTGAGTTCCTTGGGTTATTTCTATAGAACCAACAAAGTTGACCAGAAAACCCACACCAAAACTAACTGCTAACAcaatcaaaactaaaaataaacatCATTCAACCAAAATGAGTGAACTAACCTGCATAAAATCTTCCTGTAAGATTCTGAAGAGCACTTGCAGCATGATCTTCCTCTCTGAATTGGACATAAACATTACCAACCTGCGGAAAGAGGCACAATATCACTCAGGTCAGATGAGATCAAATCACTATCGCAAAGTTCATATCAGAGAAGTGGACATACCATGTGGTCAGCTAAATTGTCACAGATGTTAAGGTTTTCAATCTCTCCATACTTGCTAAGCTCTTCAAACAAATCTTCATAGAAGTCCTGCATGTTCAATGGTGATCACACATATTTCATACTCACGAAATCAGAGGAAACACAGGATAATAAATCTACCTACTTTTACTAGGACAGGATCCCTATTAGAaacttacaacaacaacaacaacaacaacaatgaaccgagtgtaatcccacaagtggagtctAGTGAGGGTAAGATGTAAGCAAACCTTATCTTACCCATTAGGAACTTCAAAAACAAATTACCTATACATAAAACAAACCTCAGATTTCCTCAAAGATGACACCACAGCTAGAAAACAGAAGCTAAAAACGAGGACAGCAGTCTTTTGAATAAAAATTGACATGAATTCCATTTAAACATGCAATTACATCACAGCACACAAACGTAAGAAAAGGGCTTAATGTTTTCAACAACACACTGTTTTGCTTTTTCATTGTTCTAAGTTCTTACAGCAGATGGAAACAGAAAATGCTACGGTCTGTATACGAGCTCTCAAAACTAAGTTCAACAACAACAGTATTCCcggtgaaatcccacaagtgggtttggggagggtagagtgtacgcaagACCGTAcccctacctcgtggaggtcTCAACACCAAGTTCACTTTTAACAAATCCGTAAAACCCATTCAATGACAATGCTAAACTTGTGCATACTACACAACATGCAACACAGTTATGAGTTAACTTTCTGTAGTTTCACAAAAAAGTCGCTCCCAACCTCCCAGTGGACAATAGAACAGCACCTAGCAAAATTAGCCAAcaatcaaaaacaaaatttcttCATGATAACTAGTTtgaaacttcaacttttctttgtttattagtGTTTGAAGTTCTATTCCTGTAACCAAAGACTCTGATAATCATGTAGTAACCCAACAGATAATAGCACTTCCTAAGACAGTCAAtccataaaaacaaaaataaacaagtatcCACCCAATCCATATATACATACAGAAGCAGAAGGAACACTGTATCGTTCACGCACAAGTCTATGTTTTATGTAATGATAGCGGTGTCTGAGCTATCTTTAGGGCTTCCAACCTACTAATATCACACATACACaagtatatgttttttttaatgatagcAGTGTCTGAGCTAGCTTTTGTGCTTCCAACTTACTCATCCACAACCATAGGCAACAGATAATAGCAATTCGGCTTGCACAATCTAGCAATTccattattctaaaattttaaattaaataacaattgAATGATTTCTAATCGTAACTAAATCTTCAATTTCTTCGTATCTGAGCTAGTTTTTGTGCTTCCACCTTACTACTCACGCTCAGAAaccataaattaaaaatactgGCTTCGCCATAGTTAGATCCATATAAACACATAcatatacacacatatatatatacctcgAAGTGGCGCTGGATCTGGCGAGGGTCAAGGGGCTGGCCTTGAGGGTCAACACCAGGGGTGATCATATCAGGACGCTGGTACATGTTAGACAGAACTAAGGTCGGACTGATGCTAGGCTTTGTGTGAAGCCTGGAACAGCGGTCACCATGCCGACACGCACCGATCTTAAAGTAGAAAGGGCAATTCACCCTGTCTTTCTCTGTACCAAATATAGAAGCCAAATGCTCCGCCATGATTCTCTAgctttgttcttcttcttcttcttctccagcACCGCCCCGATTACAATTTATTgtgaaaactagggtttctgATTTCGGCTGAAGAGGGGTTTTCTAATGTGGATTTTTGGGATACAATGGTAAAATTGTAATTATCGCtaaaaatttgacaaataattttttccctttagtttttttttcctccttATATTCTCGAggtttgaccaaaaaaaaaagggggaggGGAAAATAATAAGTACCTTTTGAAGCGTTACatagtataaatatatttattttcatagaTAATTTAGTTTTTTATAGAATAAAAATGATGTCTAAAACATACTCGTGATCTTTTATTGGGATGTAGTtagggttgttcatggttatagttaaaaaaaaatcaaactgaaCGGTCATCTGAATCAAATcgattaaaaaattgatatttggttcggtttggttttaaagtttgaaaatcgatattatttggtttggtattagttttactaaaaaaatctgcaaatataaccaaaatgaatcgataaattatatataaattttttataattattatatattattcataaataaattatatatattttattaaattttaattaacttaagtcttttaaatttatcattttctcaAATCCAACACTTAAATTTTGGCCCAACTATTACAATCCTAAGTCAAAATTCATTACTTAATCTTTACCTACCGTACCTTACATAAGATAGTCAcactttctcttaattgaatcactttatttatataataataactctaGTATTACTTCATTGAATCCACAATGGCTTTCTTGTGAATTGTTCATGAATTAGGTGTGTGTCTATCGAGATTCGTATGtcctcaaaatatttattactttcaaCCGAAAGAACCAAAAAGACCGAACCAAactgacattttttttaaatttgatttggtttggttttaggaATTTAACAACCGACtaaattggtttggttttagccGATAACCTATTCAAACCGAACCATGAACACCTCTAGATGTAGTAATATTAAATACTTTAGAAAAAATGTCAgatttgttcttaaaattttaagaaattgttACTCCATGATTTATCTTTAGTTAATAGTTGAGTCGGAGCTACTTTTATAATTCTGAAAATAGGCtgaatttattttgaatagtgcaaaattgttaaaattttctatgaaaaatttaagaataCTATTACAGTTTCAAACacaatattactattttattccATGCTCAAAAGCTCCAATAGTCACGTAGAGATATTGTAAGCTCAAATTAACCTTATTCAAGtgtcaaataaattaatataaagctCAAACAACAATAAATTACATGATCAAATTGAATTCCTATCTCTAATGAGACTTTATCAATGTAGCTTTAttatgtggtttgatttgatttttagatttaataaaccaatataattgatttagtttttttttcaattaaaaaccaaatcaaaccgactatgtacacccctactaaCATGTATGCATACTTTCTTTTTAGTGGAAAATGTTTGCAGAAAAAATTTCTGCCCCGGGTATTAGTTCAAGTGACAAAGGTTGAGGGACTTGTGACTTAGTTCACATGTTCGAACACCAAGGCGTGCAAACTCAGCCTGatacttaagtggagaagggcAAGGGGCAGATCCATTATCCCCAAGAATCGAGCACTGCAATTGGTCCTAAGGATTGTGTggtcaaaaaaaataaaatcttgaaaCTAAACAATCTTTAGGTGCAAGCATCACAATTTCCCACTAGTTTCACTTAAAATGATTTACAACAGTATACCCACAgcttaaaatttcaaaatcattcTGTACAATTAGTTGCAAAGTTGTTGTCTTCAACTTAAATTCAGTTCAAAAAGACATTTTTACTAACTGAATCAAGTGAAATGGCTAGACTTTGCTGCAATTTAGGAACAAACTAAGTAGAAGTTATTCACACAATAGTCTTTAGAAAAGGAGTTCTTCGGGTTTCCCACCAGTTGGAGCCCGAACTAAATCTGGATTTGCACCGGGAAGTGACACCAGTTACATGCATCACAATCAAACAGTACTCATCTGTCATAGCAAACTTCCTCCCAATTCCCAAGTAAATGGACCAGATACAATCATAATCTCCAAATAGATAGaacaagaaacaaaacaaaaaacagtTCTTATAACTAACTAGCTTCAGAATCTTTGACCGTATTATTCATCACAAAGACTAGTAATCGAACACTTGAAATCAAGATTTTAGCATCATGATTATCATCAACATTGcctcaaaagaaagaaaggagaaaaaaccTCTAAAGATCCTGAGAATATCTTCTGCACTCCTAACATTGAATGCGCCATCTTAACGACCCCATCATCCACAAGCATAGAACATTTTCACAATGTATATTTCAAGTTTCGACAAATTATATCTTTGCTCCAAAATTCCTTTCAATTACTCCCAATTTCCAAGTTCATTAAGTTAAAATTGATCAGATACAGTCATAATCTCCAAATAGATAgaacaagaaacaaaaaaaatccagTGCTTATAACTAATTAGCCTCATAATCTTTGAAGACATCGATATTATTCATCATAAGTTAGCCTCAAGATTATAATCAACATTTTCCTCAAAAGAAaggaacaagaaaaaaaagacaaataaaccTCTGAAGGGCCTTGAGAATATCTTCTACACTGCTAACATTGAAAGCTCCACCTTCTTCCAAATTCAACACCTCAACAACCCCATCATCCACAAGCATAAAACATttttacaatgtataatttcaagtttcaacaaGTCATTTCTTTGCGCAGAATGTCGAAATTAAACAGGACTCATCTGTCTTAGCAACATTCCTCTCAATCACTCTCAATTCCCACGTTCATTCAGTTTAAAAACTGATCAGATACAGTCATCATCTCCATATAGAAAGAACAGGAAACAAAAATCAGTGTTTTAACTAATTACTTCATAATGTTTGAAGACATCTTTGTTATGTTATTCAATCACAAGATTAGTAATCAACCACTTGAAATCAAGATGTTCGCCTCCTCATAATCATCAACATTCCCtcaaaagaaagggaaaaaaaggaagaaaactcTACACTGCTAACATTGAAAGCTCCACTTTCTTCCAAATTTAACACCTTAACAACCCATCATCCACAAGCATAAAACATTTCTACAATGtataatttcaagtttcaacaaGTCATCTCTTTGCGAAAAGTGTCGAAATCAAACTGCAGTCATCTGTCTAAGCAAAATTTCTCTCAATGACTCTCAACTCCCAAGTTCACTCAGCTTAAAAATTGATCACATACAGTCATAATCTCCAACCAAATTTATATAACATGAAACAAAAACAGTACTTTTAACTAAGTAGCTTCATAATCTTTGAAGACACCTGTATTATTCATCACAAACACTACTAATCAAACAGTTGAAAGCAACATTTTAGCCTCATGAATCATCCACATTACTTCTAAAGAGGGGAAATAAAACGAAGAAACCTCTAAAGGGGCCTTGAGAATATCTTCTACACTGCTAACATTGCAAGCTCCACCTTCTTCCAAATCAacaaatttcaagtttcaacaaGTCATTTCTTTGAACAAAATTTCTCTCAATTACTCTCAATTCTCACGTTCATTCAGCTTAAAAATTGATCACATATAGTCAACAACAATAATAGCATACCCAGTGTATTCCCACAGAATGAagtttggggagggtagagtgtacgcaagCCTTACCTCTCCCTCACCTTGAGAGgctgtttccaatagaccctcggctcaagacAAAAAACAGAATCACATATAGTCATAATCTCCAAATAGATAGAACAggaaacacacaaaaaaagggCTTTAACTAATAAGGTTCATAATCTTAGAAGACATCTGTATTATTCATCACAAAGACTAGTAATCAAACACTTGAAAACAACATTTCAGCCTCATGATTATCATCAACATTCcctcaaaagaaagaaacaagaaaagaaaacacaacTAAACCTCTAAAGAGTCTTGAGAATATCTTCTGCACTGCTAACATTAAAAGCTCCACCTTCTTCCAAATTCAACACCTTAACAACCCCATCATCCACAAGCATAGCATATCTTCTAGACCTAACACCAAGTCCAATAGGCTTATCAGTAAGGTCAAGTTCACACCCAATTGCCTTTGTAAACTCCAAATTTCCATCACTCAACAGCAAAACTTCATCACCAATGTTCAAATTCTCCTTCCAAGCTTTCATCACAAAAGCATCATTAACCGAAACACAAGCAATTGTATCAACCCCTTTCGATTTTAGCTCCTTCGACTTCTCCACGAAACCAGGAAGATGTTTCTGTGAACATGTTGGTGTAAATGCACCTGGGACAGCGAAAAGAACAACCTTTTTCCCAGATGTGAGGTCAGAGACGGAAAGGGTCTTGAGTTCATCAGATGAATCGAAGTAGGAAAGTGTAGAATTGGGTAATTTGTCTCCGACGGAGATTTCGGCGGAGATTCTTGGAGTGGTGTATGAAAGGGGTTGTGCATTGCGCTTTGAGTGATGTACCTTGAATGGAACAGATgaaatggaaaaagaagaagaaagagtggATTTTGGGGATAAACGGgaaatggtttttgggttaatGGAGGATTTGTAGAGCTTTGGAAGGGTGAAAATGGCAGCTGTAGTGGCAGCCATTGTTGTTGTACTCAAGAAAATTTGATTGGGTTTTGGGGATTTTGTGGCCTTTTTAGAGACCCTTTTTAGGATAATGGACGGAACAAACTATGAAGGGTCAATTTTGCATGAGGGCCAAAAGATTTTTAGGGTAATTGACATTTTCATTCTTGATCCCATCTaatattagtttattatatGAAAAGCCCACTTAGTTTTAAAAGGTATACTTTTGTGACATCATTTTGTAATAAATCAATTGAAGCGTAACTAATTCAAGTTTGCATCACGTAGATCTCATTTAGAGGAAGCACTCTCTATCAATGATAATTACATATAAGCACTATATTCGCATTGCGTAGGAAACGCTACCTATCAATGATAGTAGCATACATACAAGTTTCTGTATTCAAACCACGTAGAACCCATATAGGAAAAGCGCTATCATTAATGATAGTTGCATACATTCGGAGGAAACAATCCTTGTCAATGATAATTACATACAAGTTGCTATACTTGGGCCGCGTAGAATCCATTTAGCGAAAGCGCTCTCATGATAGTGGCATACAATAATAACTTGTTTTCATAACTTGCATATTC
Proteins encoded in this window:
- the LOC125864336 gene encoding splicing factor U2af small subunit B-like — its product is MAEHLASIFGTEKDRVNCPFYFKIGACRHGDRCSRLHTKPSISPTLVLSNMYQRPDMITPGVDPQGQPLDPRQIQRHFEDFYEDLFEELSKYGEIENLNICDNLADHMVGNVYVQFREEDHAASALQNLTGRFYAGRPIIVDFSPVTDFREATCRQYEENVCNRGGYCNFMHLKKISRELRRQLFGKSSRRRRSHSRSRSPRGNRNYEEPRPQGGRGFGRRGGGGGGDRYHDRGRRPRSRSPGRRSGQSRSPGGRRNRSPNREGSEERRAKIEQWNREKEETGSGRNHGGGTRREDREGSAERRAKIDQWNREKEEADSAKYDNFDADNGRNDGGDHYGEQFDDDYPKQQ
- the LOC125865164 gene encoding peroxiredoxin-2E-2, chloroplastic-like; the encoded protein is MAATTAAIFTLPKLYKSSINPKTISRLSPKSTLSSSFSISSVPFKVHHSKRNAQPLSYTTPRISAEISVGDKLPNSTLSYFDSSDELKTLSVSDLTSGKKVVLFAVPGAFTPTCSQKHLPGFVEKSKELKSKGVDTIACVSVNDAFVMKAWKENLNIGDEVLLLSDGNLEFTKAIGCELDLTDKPIGLGVRSRRYAMLVDDGVVKVLNLEEGGAFNVSSAEDILKTL